Proteins encoded together in one Haloarcula rubripromontorii window:
- the selD gene encoding selenide, water dikinase SelD — protein sequence MGTDVTTEDDETTRLTEYAELHGCSCKVGQSDLDSLLADAGLTGESDALLFGIGEDAAARKLTDDIALVSTVDFFTPIVDDPYDFGRIAACNAASDGFATGAVENVDCLVVLGLPRELTESAAPILAGMADALDTMDGVIAGGHTIMSPWPFAGGAISATARPDDLLTSQGASPGDRLYLTKPLGTQPAMGATRVTDEQFVETVTDATDRPLDTIASEAIGWMTTPNRDAMVACREYATAATDITGFGLAGQSRVVAARSNVGIDLTHLPVIAGTPALSTLFGYGLPDGESAETSGGLLVSVPPAATAAVESAFDDADVFYRAVGRVTAGRGVTIDDPTIEEVSS from the coding sequence GTGGGTACCGACGTGACGACTGAGGACGACGAGACGACGCGCCTGACGGAGTACGCCGAACTCCACGGCTGTTCCTGCAAAGTCGGCCAGAGCGACCTCGATTCGCTGCTCGCCGATGCCGGCCTCACCGGTGAGAGCGACGCGCTGCTGTTCGGCATCGGTGAGGACGCCGCTGCGCGGAAACTTACCGACGACATAGCGCTGGTCTCGACGGTGGATTTCTTCACACCTATCGTCGACGACCCGTACGACTTCGGCCGTATCGCCGCTTGTAACGCCGCTAGCGATGGGTTCGCTACAGGTGCGGTCGAAAACGTTGACTGCCTCGTCGTCCTCGGATTGCCGCGGGAACTGACCGAGAGCGCAGCACCGATCCTCGCCGGCATGGCTGACGCGCTGGACACGATGGACGGCGTCATCGCCGGTGGCCACACCATCATGAGTCCATGGCCCTTCGCCGGCGGAGCGATTTCGGCGACAGCACGACCCGACGACCTGCTCACTTCACAAGGGGCTAGCCCCGGCGACCGACTCTACCTGACAAAACCGCTCGGGACACAACCGGCGATGGGGGCGACCCGTGTGACCGACGAGCAGTTTGTCGAGACAGTCACCGACGCCACTGACCGCCCGCTCGACACCATTGCTTCGGAGGCCATCGGGTGGATGACGACCCCGAACCGGGACGCAATGGTCGCATGCCGCGAATACGCGACCGCGGCGACCGACATCACCGGCTTCGGCCTCGCCGGCCAGAGCCGCGTGGTGGCCGCCCGATCGAACGTCGGTATCGACCTGACGCACCTGCCAGTCATCGCAGGGACGCCCGCTCTCTCGACGCTTTTCGGATACGGGCTACCTGACGGAGAGAGCGCGGAGACCAGCGGCGGCCTGCTCGTCTCCGTCCCACCGGCTGCGACTGCTGCCGTCGAATCGGCGTTCGACGACGCCGACGTGTTCTATCGCGCTGTTGGCCGCGTTACGGCCGGACGCGGCGTCACGATTGACGACCCGACCATCGAAGAAGTCAGTTCGTAA
- the yqeC gene encoding selenium cofactor biosynthesis protein YqeC, with protein sequence MHLAAALGLGSSAAVAFVGAGGKKTAMGQLTVEGTDEGYDVGYTTTTAMPPPSDLPLTVTGPGAWRADLEAHDPPIAVAREEVADPARVDRKVRGFEPSVVEQLSSAGLFDWLLIKADGARRREFKAPGDGEPVVPRTASHVVPVTSVTAVGEPLTTDVVHRPERVAAITGLSVGDTITATAVGTVLTHPDGGLRNAPSGASVIPVINKADTEPQQRTARDALTHSLSQTKRCSRGVVTSFASDICEVVSAADLQESDSND encoded by the coding sequence ATGCATCTGGCTGCTGCGCTGGGCTTGGGGTCCAGCGCCGCTGTCGCCTTTGTCGGGGCCGGCGGAAAGAAAACCGCGATGGGACAATTGACGGTGGAGGGAACTGACGAAGGGTACGACGTGGGCTACACGACGACGACAGCGATGCCACCGCCGTCTGACCTGCCGCTGACGGTCACCGGTCCGGGCGCGTGGCGCGCCGACCTCGAAGCACACGACCCACCGATTGCCGTCGCTCGAGAGGAAGTAGCCGACCCGGCTCGAGTCGACCGGAAGGTTCGCGGGTTCGAGCCGAGTGTAGTAGAACAGCTATCCAGTGCCGGACTGTTCGACTGGCTCCTCATCAAGGCTGACGGGGCACGCAGGCGGGAGTTCAAAGCGCCTGGCGACGGGGAGCCAGTCGTCCCACGCACGGCCAGTCACGTCGTCCCGGTCACCTCGGTCACCGCCGTCGGTGAACCGCTGACGACAGACGTGGTCCATCGACCGGAGCGGGTAGCGGCTATCACCGGCCTCAGTGTGGGTGATACGATCACTGCGACGGCTGTCGGAACAGTACTCACACATCCCGACGGTGGCCTCCGAAACGCGCCGTCCGGGGCGTCTGTGATACCGGTAATCAACAAAGCGGATACCGAGCCACAGCAGCGTACCGCCAGAGACGCACTCACGCACTCGCTTTCACAGACGAAGCGGTGTTCTCGGGGCGTCGTCACGTCGTTTGCCTCCGATATCTGTGAGGT
- a CDS encoding DsrE/DsrF/TusD sulfur relay family protein, translated as MAYIGFLLTGGPFDSERWRTAYELGRAALDQGHEVSYFHYLDGALVPVADQTLPGCSDSGLYDEMPTEKFQELIADGAAVICCGLCVDARGIDAPADYPDGVEVGLLPDLADIIGEADRVVSL; from the coding sequence ATGGCGTACATCGGTTTTCTGCTGACAGGGGGACCCTTCGACAGTGAGCGGTGGCGCACCGCCTACGAGCTGGGGCGGGCGGCGCTGGATCAGGGCCACGAGGTGAGCTACTTCCACTATCTCGACGGCGCGCTCGTTCCTGTCGCGGACCAGACCCTGCCCGGCTGTTCGGACAGCGGGCTGTACGACGAGATGCCGACAGAGAAGTTTCAGGAACTCATTGCGGACGGAGCGGCGGTCATCTGCTGTGGGCTCTGTGTCGACGCACGCGGCATCGACGCGCCCGCCGACTACCCAGATGGCGTCGAAGTCGGGCTGCTGCCGGACCTTGCGGACATCATCGGCGAGGCCGACCGGGTGGTCTCGCTATGA
- a CDS encoding DsrE family protein, with amino-acid sequence MKRDVVVLLTRAPCGRVHIPEGLRAARGVAAGFDMHDVTVIFTQDGVYGARKAVDRNALNMGGHVADLEEQGGQMVADSVAMAERGVDERDIADDVAVWSDDRVTARIRDADRTLDF; translated from the coding sequence ATGAAACGGGATGTCGTCGTCCTGCTCACCCGTGCGCCGTGTGGGCGTGTCCATATCCCGGAGGGGCTGCGCGCCGCCCGTGGTGTTGCGGCCGGCTTCGACATGCACGACGTGACCGTGATATTCACACAGGACGGCGTGTACGGCGCTCGAAAGGCCGTCGACCGCAACGCGCTCAACATGGGCGGACACGTCGCCGATCTGGAAGAACAGGGCGGACAGATGGTTGCGGACAGCGTGGCGATGGCCGAGCGCGGTGTCGACGAGAGGGACATCGCCGACGACGTGGCCGTCTGGTCGGACGACCGCGTTACCGCCCGCATCCGTGATGCCGACCGAACACTGGACTTCTGA
- a CDS encoding sulfurtransferase TusA family protein, producing MARVDVRGEICPRPALIVRQALSDLDTGETLVVRGDYPPAEENLRRMCTTHGIDVTTAETAGESNEFELELRVTEMASLSEA from the coding sequence ATGGCTCGCGTAGACGTTCGTGGTGAAATCTGTCCCCGGCCGGCGCTCATCGTCCGACAGGCGCTTTCGGACCTTGATACCGGTGAGACGCTCGTCGTGCGGGGCGATTACCCCCCCGCTGAAGAGAACCTTCGGCGGATGTGTACGACGCACGGCATTGACGTGACGACCGCGGAGACCGCTGGCGAGTCCAACGAGTTCGAACTCGAACTCCGGGTGACCGAGATGGCGTCGCTGTCGGAGGCCTGA
- the yqeB gene encoding selenium-dependent molybdenum cofactor biosynthesis protein YqeB produces the protein MSLFERLDELAAKGEPATLLTIVRKDGSAPRDVGDKMIVTGDDEYGTIGGGTVEHLAVQDARSVLSGADDPGVRTYELEPGGNTGMVCGGEMDVFIDRVRGQARLYIAGGGHIGVELAPLAERLGYAVTVVDDREAYADPGQFPDDTDVIHGDYGDVLGDLPMGTETAVAVATRSGTFDQEAVAAALDGGAGYVGLVASETKADHVLDSLVESGYARRDLSRVRTPVGLDLGGSGPAAVALSILAEVTMDRHDATGERATRLNLDDLVVVRGGGDLGSGVVYRLKQAGFPVIVTEVEQPTVVRRAVAFGAALYEDEVTVEGVTGRAAADIDETLELLADDVVPVLVDPEAAVADELDATVLVDAIMAKGTFDTGTRRSDADVVVGMGPGFEAGESVDAVVETDRGHELGRVFYEGTASEYDGEPGERRGYTHERVLRAPTDGEWTPTVAIGDTVTAGDVVGTVGDRPVETEIDGLVRGLVHADLSVSEGTKLGDVDPRGESVDPTKISDKALCLGGGVLEAVLRLQ, from the coding sequence ATGAGCCTGTTCGAACGACTCGACGAACTGGCCGCGAAGGGAGAACCGGCAACACTCCTGACTATCGTCCGCAAGGACGGCAGTGCACCGCGGGACGTAGGAGACAAGATGATAGTCACAGGCGACGACGAGTACGGGACCATCGGGGGTGGCACGGTCGAGCATCTCGCCGTACAGGACGCCCGGTCAGTGCTTTCAGGGGCCGACGACCCCGGCGTCCGGACGTACGAACTCGAACCCGGCGGCAACACGGGTATGGTCTGTGGCGGCGAGATGGACGTGTTCATCGACCGCGTTCGCGGGCAGGCACGGCTCTATATCGCCGGCGGCGGCCACATCGGCGTCGAGCTGGCTCCGCTGGCCGAGCGGCTGGGGTACGCCGTCACCGTAGTCGACGACCGCGAGGCGTACGCCGACCCGGGGCAGTTCCCAGACGACACGGACGTGATTCACGGCGACTACGGCGACGTACTCGGTGACCTCCCGATGGGGACGGAGACAGCCGTGGCCGTCGCGACGCGAAGCGGGACGTTCGATCAGGAGGCCGTCGCAGCGGCGCTGGACGGTGGGGCTGGCTACGTCGGCCTCGTCGCCAGCGAGACGAAGGCCGACCACGTCCTCGACTCGCTCGTCGAGTCGGGGTACGCCCGACGGGACCTCAGCCGGGTCCGAACGCCGGTGGGACTCGACCTCGGCGGGAGCGGGCCGGCCGCCGTCGCGCTCTCGATTCTCGCCGAGGTCACTATGGACCGCCACGACGCGACCGGCGAGCGGGCGACACGGTTGAACCTCGACGACCTGGTCGTCGTCCGCGGCGGCGGCGACCTCGGGAGCGGCGTCGTCTATCGCCTCAAGCAGGCTGGCTTTCCGGTGATTGTCACAGAGGTCGAACAGCCGACCGTCGTCCGGCGGGCGGTCGCCTTCGGCGCGGCGCTGTACGAAGACGAAGTGACGGTCGAAGGAGTCACTGGCCGGGCAGCCGCGGACATCGACGAGACACTGGAACTGCTTGCCGACGATGTCGTGCCGGTACTCGTTGACCCCGAGGCGGCCGTCGCCGACGAACTCGACGCCACAGTCCTCGTCGATGCTATCATGGCGAAAGGGACGTTCGACACCGGTACTCGAAGGTCTGACGCCGACGTCGTGGTCGGAATGGGGCCGGGGTTCGAGGCCGGCGAGAGTGTCGACGCGGTCGTCGAGACTGACCGCGGGCACGAACTCGGTCGGGTGTTCTACGAGGGGACAGCGAGCGAGTACGACGGCGAGCCGGGCGAGCGTCGCGGCTACACCCACGAACGGGTGCTCCGCGCGCCGACTGATGGTGAGTGGACCCCAACAGTCGCCATCGGCGATACTGTCACAGCTGGCGATGTGGTCGGTACGGTCGGTGACCGGCCGGTCGAGACAGAAATAGACGGGCTGGTTCGTGGCCTCGTTCACGCCGACCTCAGCGTCAGTGAAGGCACTAAGCTCGGCGATGTCGACCCCCGTGGCGAGTCTGTCGACCCGACGAAGATCTCCGACAAGGCGCTGTGTCTCGGCGGCGGGGTGCTGGAGGCAGTGCTGCGGTTGCAGTAG